Genomic DNA from Trypanosoma brucei brucei TREU927 chromosome 9, whole genome shotgun sequence:
GGGTGTTGTGGAGAATTACGAGGCCATCCGCCAAAAATCCGTTGCAATAATCGGCGCTGGGGGTGTTGGCAGTGTCGTAGCAGAGATGCTCACGCGTTGTGGTATTGCGaaaatccttttgtttgactACGATAAAGTGGAGCTCGCCAATATGAACCGGCTCTTTTACAGGCCCGAGCAGCAGGGGATGTCAAAGGTGGCGGCGGCAAAACAAACACTGGAAGGAATCAACCCAGACACCGAAATTGTGCCTTTCGACTTCAGTATTACAGCAGCGGAACACTGGCAGGACTTCGCTGATGCGTTAACAAAGAACGGTGGTGTAAAGCCCAGCACTCCGGTAGATTTACTGCTGTGTTGTGTTGATAACTTCCAAGCCCGCCTAACGGTCAATTACGCTTGTTTACTGTTCAACATTCCGTGGATGGAAAGCGGTGTTGCAGAAAATGCGGTGAGTGGTCACATCCAGCTACTCCTTCCCGGTGTGACACCCTGCTACGAGTGCTGTCCACCCCTTGTCGTGGCGACAGGAATGCCAGAGGCCAAGCGTGAGGGCGTTTGCGCTGCGTCTCTTCCAACCACGATGGGCATCGTAGCGGGGTTTCTCGCACAGAACGCCCTAAAGTACCTGCTGAATTTTGGAACTGTTAGTGAATACATTGGATATGACGCAGTGAGAGattatttcccctctgttACAATTAAAGCGAATCCCGACTGCCGCAACGCCACCTGCGTTGAGAAGCAGCGGGAGTACGCGGAACGGAAGGCGAGGTTGGGTGACGCAGCCCATCCCCTACACAACGCTGCCAAACATCGCACCGAGCGGGAGGCGAAGGAACGCGAGGCGGCAAAAGCAAGGGCAGCAGCATCAGCGAAAGAGTGGGGAATAGTAGTTGAAGAACACGGGAAAGATGATCTTTCCGTAAACACAAAGGGAGACACAGGTGGTGTGGAATACGCGTATGGCGCCGGCGGTAAAGCGGAGGGGAATGCCCCAAGGGAAGACGAGTTTGTTGCCGCGGATAGCGGGGAGTCGCTGGAGGCACTTATGGCCAAAATGAGAGCCATGTAGTAGTGATAATCTCTTGACGTGAGCAAGCGCTACGTCAGGTCACATATTTTATTCGTTTTACTCTTTCGCTGTTTTGCTCTCCTCTTGGACGTCGGTGtgggcgtgtgtgtgtggcgaGGGGTGGCAAgggaagtggaggagggaggaaaatgggGTCGGATTCAAGCTGTTTCGGTGGAGTTGGCAAGTGTGAACTTTTGTTGCGTTGAaatttgt
This window encodes:
- a CDS encoding NAD/FAD dependent dehydrogenase, putative — translated: MSQDRGKRQVLDATVRDDNPYSRLMALQRMGVVENYEAIRQKSVAIIGAGGVGSVVAEMLTRCGIAKILLFDYDKVELANMNRLFYRPEQQGMSKVAAAKQTLEGINPDTEIVPFDFSITAAEHWQDFADALTKNGGVKPSTPVDLLLCCVDNFQARLTVNYACLLFNIPWMESGVAENAVSGHIQLLLPGVTPCYECCPPLVVATGMPEAKREGVCAASLPTTMGIVAGFLAQNALKYLLNFGTVSEYIGYDAVRDYFPSVTIKANPDCRNATCVEKQREYAERKARLGDAAHPLHNAAKHRTEREAKEREAAKARAAASAKEWGIVVEEHGKDDLSVNTKGDTGGVEYAYGAGGKAEGNAPREDEFVAADSGESLEALMAKMRAM